A DNA window from Pleuronectes platessa chromosome 19, fPlePla1.1, whole genome shotgun sequence contains the following coding sequences:
- the LOC128425384 gene encoding proteinase-activated receptor 1: MFQVVRTVLVLVCACAASAGINNATLKETEKPVTIRERGFLLREYTMPNTVPERNNRNNSMLMHNETNSNGTGGLNVTSTKRVEISEEALLFLKGSVSTILIPSFYTLVCLISLPINICAVVAFTLRIKPKNAAAIYMLNLACADLLFAVLLPFKISYHFGGNNWIFGSLMCRVVTAAFYWNMYCSVLLITCISVDRLLAVVYPIDSLSWRRPKNAFMACVAMWILSFAGTVPLVLHDQTFPLSQLNITTCHDVQSVHEIIWYYKIYFIALCCAFFFLPLLITVGSYTRVIWALSRVPHGVPGRSRRRTRAVVMAGTVLVIFVLCFTPTHCLLMAHYLQFNGGAEAIQESTDGSYAAYLVLMCLGSLNCLLDPLVYYFGSSQCKKQLSSTLRCEKILEGFSGHSFTGLSSRLTRKRTTRSSDLQVDYHPACIP, from the coding sequence ctacACTGAAGGAGACAGAAAAGCCTGTTACGATAAGAGAAAGGGGATTCCTTCTACGTGAATATACAATGCCAAATACGGTTCCTGaaagaaataacagaaacaacagtatgTTGATGCATAATGAAACCAACAGCAACGGAACGGGGGGGCTGAATGTAACCAGTACCAAGAGGGTGGAAATCTCAGAAGAAGCGCTGTTGTTTCTCAAAGGCTCTGTGTCCACCATCCTCATCCCTTCCTTCTACACACTGGTCTGCCTCATCAGCTTGCCAATCAACATCTGTGCAGTGGTGGCCTTCACTCTGAGAATCAAACCCAAGAATGCGGCGGCCATCTACATGTTGAATCTGGCCTGTGCCGATCTGCTCTTTGCTGTGCTGCTCCCCTTCAAGATCTCCTACCACTTTGGAGGCAACAACTGGATATTCGGCTCGCTCATGTGCCGCGTGGTCACTGCAGCCTTCTACTGGAACATGTACTGCTCTGTTCTGCTCATAACTTGCATTAGTGTGGACCGTCTCCTTGCTGTAGTCTATCCTATTGACTCTCTGTCTTGGCGGAGGCCAAAGAACGCATTCATGGCCTGCGTCGCCATGTGGATATTGTCCTTCGCTGGCACTGTGCCCCTTGTCCTCCACGACCAGACTTTTCCCCTcagtcagctgaacatcaccaCCTGCCACGACGTCCAGTCTGTGCACGAGATAATCTGGTACTACAAGATCTACTTCATTGCCCTGTGCTGCGCCTTcttcttcctgcctctgcttATCACAGTGGGGTCCTACACTCGTGTGATCTGGGCACTGAGCAGAGTCCCACACGGCGTTCCAGGACGTTCACGGAGGAGAACAAGAGCAGTGGTGATGGCTGGAACAGTGCTGGTGATATTTGTGCTGTgtttcacacccacacactgtctACTGATGGCCCACTATCTGCAATTTAACGGAGGTGCTGAGGCGATCCAAGAGAGCACTGATGGCTCTTACGCAGCCTATCTGGTGTTAATGTGTTTAGGAAGCCTGAACTGCCTCCTGGATCCCCTGGTCTATTACTTTGGCTCATCCCAGTGCAAGAAACAACTATCCAGCACACTGAGGTGTGAGAAGATTTTGGAGGGCTTTAGTGGACATTCCTTTACTGGCCTCAGTAGTCGCTTAACAAGGAAGAGAACAACCAGATCCAGTGACCTACAGGTTGACTACCACCCAGCCTGCATACCATAA